The genomic window TGAACTAGGGGTTGGGGGTTAGGGGTTGGGGGTTGGTTTGCCATTGTATGTAACGATTCCTATAAGCCTTGTTTGGCGACTTTGATACCAGTGTCCTAGACATCAAAGAGTTTTTCAGTTCCCTTCTCGCTAATCCTCAACCCCTAACCCCTACCCCCTATTCATACAGCCAGCACTCCACCGCGTGTCCGTTCTCGATCGGTTTCAAGGTCGGTTGACGGTTAATGCAAAAATCGAGTGCCTGTGGGCAGCGGGGAGCAAAAGCACAGCCAGTCGGGTAAACCAGAGGCGATGGGACAGTCCCTGGGATGGATGCTAATCGTTCAGCACGATGCCCTGGGCGCGGTAAGGCGTGAAGCAGTGCTTTCGTATACGGATGAAGCGGATTCTTAAATAATGTTCGCACGTCTGCTTGTTCGACCGTCTTGCCCGCGTACATTACCTGCACATCGTTGGCGAATTGCGCTACGACCCCGAGGTTGTGTGTGATTAGGAGAATCGCCATTTGCATTTCTTCTTGTAACGACTGTAACAGCTCAAGAATCTGCGCTTGAATAGTCACGTCGAGTGCTGTCGTCGGCTCGTCGGCTATAAGGAGATCTGGTTGACATGCCAATGCCATAGCGATCATGACCCGCTGTTTCATTCCACCCGACAGTTCGTGTGGATACTGTTCAATACGCTGTGCAGGAGAAGGAATGCCAACTTTTTCCAGTAAACGTAGCACTTCGAGATGTACCTCACGCTCTGCTAGCTGCCGATGAGTTTGCAGCACCTCACCAATCTGATCACCAACCGTAAATACCGGGTTGAGCGAGGTCATCGGTTCTTGGAAAATCATGCTGATCGATTTGCCGCGAATGGTGCGTAATTCAGGCTCGGTAAGTGTTGCCAGGTCACGCCCTTTGAATTGCATCTGCCCATGCACAATCCGTCCTGG from Deltaproteobacteria bacterium includes these protein-coding regions:
- a CDS encoding ABC transporter ATP-binding protein — translated: MPGNESLLDIHNLSVSFFTDKGEVPAVRDVSLSLAAGQTLALVGESGCGKSTVALAIMRLISPPGRIVHGQMQFKGRDLATLTEPELRTIRGKSISMIFQEPMTSLNPVFTVGDQIGEVLQTHRQLAEREVHLEVLRLLEKVGIPSPAQRIEQYPHELSGGMKQRVMIAMALACQPDLLIADEPTTALDVTIQAQILELLQSLQEEMQMAILLITHNLGVVAQFANDVQVMYAGKTVEQADVRTLFKNPLHPYTKALLHALPRPGHRAERLASIPGTVPSPLVYPTGCAFAPRCPQALDFCINRQPTLKPIENGHAVECWLYE